The following DNA comes from Brassica oleracea var. oleracea cultivar TO1000 chromosome C5, BOL, whole genome shotgun sequence.
GTATGAAGAAAGGAGCAGAGAGAATGTGTATGCATTCTCCTTCTGTTCAACAGTTTATTGAATGTGTTAAGCAAACCGTTCTTGCAAACAGACGCTGGGTAAAACATTCAATATATATATAGTTTTATTCCTCAATACAGGTCATGAGATTATAGACAATTTAATAAGATTTTTGAATTTATTTTTATTTTTTACAAATTTGGCAGTATGTGTTTATGCAAATTATTTCTTATATATTTGAAGGTTATATATCAATATTTCACTTATATATGTCCAAGCCGCCGGCTCTGGCTCCATATCATCTTTGGTTTAGTTGTCTTAAAGCTCAAGTTTTTTTTTTTTTTGCATTAGGTTCCTCCTCCTGGAAAAGGCTCCTTATATCTCAGACCATTGTTGTTTGGAAGTGGAGCAAGCTTGGGTTTGTCTGCAGCATCAGAGTTTACGTTTCTTGTGTTTGGTTCTCCTGTTCAAAACTATTTTAAAGTCAGTGCTGTCAAAGATCTTTTTCTTCGTTTTTCACACAAAAGATCAATCTTGATTTTGAATATGATTGCCTGTATAGGAAGGTACATCAGCACTGAATCTCTACGTTGAGGAGGTGATTCCACGCGCGTATCTTGGAGGAAGTGGTGGCGTTAAGTCCATTTCTAATTACGGTCCAGTAAGTTAAAACACTATCAAGTCATGGTTTCAAGTACTAAAGTGAGTGAGTTTTGTGTTTGGTAATAAACTGTAATAAAAAAGGTGCTTGAAGTGATGAGAAGAGCGAAAGCGAGAGGGTTTTCGGATGTATTGTATCTGGATGCAGAAACTAAGAAGAATATAGAGGAAGTTTCTGCTTCTAATATATTCCTTGTAAAGGTAAGAGGAAACTCTTTTGTAAGAAACACGTTGAATGCTTCTTTTGTAATGTAAAAATTATGAAGTTTCTTGAGTCTTTTTCAGGGGAATACAATAGTGACTCCAGCTACTAACGGGACGATTCTCGGAGGGATCACACGAAAGAGCGTAATCGAAATTGCTATTGATCTTGGTTACAAGGTTAGTTTCATTCCACAGCTTTGTTCCTCTTGAGGCAAAACAGAGCACATATACACTCAGTTTCAGGATAGTTTCAGTTTATTTAACGTAAATTTACATATTCAAACATAAAGTTTGACTTAAGCAATGTAAATAATAAATCAAATAAATACAGTCCCTTATAACTAAAGCTAAATCATAGAAAACTTACTTGGAATCCAAGAAACAGTGCGTCTACTTCTCTGTTTCCTACTTTGTTGCAACTCTTCTGTTCTGTAATGGACAGGTGGAAGAACGAGTAGTTCCGGTAGAAGAACTGAAGGAAGCAGAAGAAGTTTTCTGCACTGGAACTGCCACCGGGGTTGCTTCTGTTGGGAGCATCACGTTTCAGAACACCAGGTCTCTTCTTCTTCTTCTTCTTCTTCACATACATGATGAATATAGTATATATGTACATATGTAGATGCTTATAATCATACACTTATCTATTAATTTATCTGCAGGACTGAGTACAAAGTTGGAGATGGGCTTGTAACGCAGCAACTTCGATCTATTCTTGTCGGAATACAAACTGGTTCTATCCAAGACACTAAGAATTGGGTGTTGGAGATAGATTAATTTCAGAGAAAAATAAATCAATTGTTATGTTGCACTCTTTGATGTATCAAAAGATTTGGAACTCTCGAAATGGGCGTTGTCACATTTCGTGCATCCCTTCATTTTAGGGCCTGACTGTTTTCCCGTTACCATCCGCAATGCAGCTTTTGCGGTTGGTAGCGGTTAACAACGTTTTGAAACAATCATACAAACTGCTACAAATCGCTACAAATCGCTCCGAACCTCTTAAAATCAAAAACTGGTTCCAGCTAGCATTTGCGGTTATTTTCAAAAATATTTTAAAATTTTAAAATAGAAATATTATAAATAAAAATATATACATATTTTATATATTAATTAAAATTCACAAACAGTATCATAATTTGCTTTATAAAAACTTTAAACTAACTATTTATTAGAATTTTAAAACATTTCTATACACACATATATAAAGATATACACATATATAAAACGAAATAAAATATTTTTTAATTTTTTAATATAAATCTTCAAAACAAATTTTATTAAAATTATAACTTTCAGCTAATTTGATTTTTTATAAATAAACCTAATATTTTTATTAATCATATTATATTGATAATTATTATATTTTATTACAATAGTATGTTTTTTATATTTTTTTAATGTTATAATATGTTGATATGGGTAATTTATTATTAAGCCGCTGTAATATCTTATAATCAACCAGTCACAAATATCCTGCAAATGCAACAATTTTCAAACGTTGTATCAGTCATACAAAACGCTTAATAACGCTTGAAACCGTAACCATGCGCGTCCGTAAACTCCCGCACCCGTAACCGCAACCGCTGCGTTTAAACCTGTCGTGCCCTTGTGAGGTAGTATCACCTAAATTAGCTCGGCTTACCTTTTGGATGTAATTAAGGTCTTCTTGGTGAATATTTTCTTAAACTCTTTTTTTGTTCACAATATATTTTTTGTTGTTAACCAAGGTTGAAGACCAACAAGCCTAGAGCATTTCATGAATTAAGGTCTTCTGGGTGAATATTTTCTTAAACTTTTTTTTTGTTCACAAAATATTTTCTTAAACATATTCAACTTTTCGTGAGATATGTCTAAATCCCCCTTGAATCATACCACTTAAACGTAATTCTACGTTTTCACCTCTTTTTTTGGTTTGTCGAACGCTAAGTTTGTCGAACTTCATTTGTAAACTTCCTGTTAGTTTCTTTGATTAGATATGACAACTAGGATTCAAATGTTTTGTCAAAGAAAATAGGTTCGAAACGAAAAGTAAACGAAGGGGTAAGACGAAAACATTTTTAATACCACCACTATATGGACAGGGACAAGTGACGTAGAAAAAGGCTATTTCTCTGACGTGGCTCTCGATCTCCACTAGCTTTCGTATTTATCTCCCAATTCATAATCATATTATAAAACACTGAACCAATTGAAAATTCTACGGGATATAAAAAGGTTGAATATACAAATGGTAATGGACGAAGACGTTGGAAAGACGAATGATGTGGAGAGGACACAACGAACGGAGGTTGTTTATCCGACAA
Coding sequences within:
- the LOC106296007 gene encoding branched-chain-amino-acid aminotransferase 1, mitochondrial isoform X1, translating into MALRCLSQSSSTTFSYLSKICGFRMHGTKAAVSVVEEHVSKMVGTGREDEEYADVDWDNLGFSLVRTDYMFATRSCREGNFEQGCLSRYGNIELNPAAGILNYGQGLIEGMKAYRGEDGRVLLFRPELNAVRMKKGAERMCMHSPSVQQFIECVKQTVLANRRWVPPPGKGSLYLRPLLFGSGASLGLSAASEFTFLVFGSPVQNYFKEGTSALNLYVEEVIPRAYLGGSGGVKSISNYGPVLEVMRRAKARGFSDVLYLDAETKKNIEEVSASNIFLVKGNTIVTPATNGTILGGITRKSVIEIAIDLGYKVEERVVPVEELKEAEEVFCTGTATGVASVGSITFQNTRTEYKVGDGLVTQQLRSILVGIQTGSIQDTKNWVLEID
- the LOC106296007 gene encoding branched-chain-amino-acid aminotransferase 1, mitochondrial isoform X2, translating into MALRCLSQSSTTLFYLSNICGFRMHGTKAAVSVVEEHVSKMVGTGREDEEYADVDWDNLGFSLVRTDYMFATRSCREGNFEQGCLSRYGNIELNPAAGILNYGQGLIEGMKAYRGEDGRVLLFRPELNAVRMKKGAERMCMHSPSVQQFIECVKQTVLANRRWVPPPGKGSLYLRPLLFGSGASLGLSAASEFTFLVFGSPVQNYFKEGTSALNLYVEEVIPRAYLGGSGGVKSISNYGPVLEVMRRAKARGFSDVLYLDAETKKNIEEVSASNIFLVKGNTIVTPATNGTILGGITRKSVIEIAIDLGYKVEERVVPVEELKEAEEVFCTGTATGVASVGSITFQNTRTEYKVGDGLVTQQLRSILVGIQTGSIQDTKNWVLEID
- the LOC106296007 gene encoding branched-chain-amino-acid aminotransferase 1, mitochondrial isoform X3; the protein is MFATRSCREGNFEQGCLSRYGNIELNPAAGILNYGQGLIEGMKAYRGEDGRVLLFRPELNAVRMKKGAERMCMHSPSVQQFIECVKQTVLANRRWVPPPGKGSLYLRPLLFGSGASLGLSAASEFTFLVFGSPVQNYFKEGTSALNLYVEEVIPRAYLGGSGGVKSISNYGPVLEVMRRAKARGFSDVLYLDAETKKNIEEVSASNIFLVKGNTIVTPATNGTILGGITRKSVIEIAIDLGYKVEERVVPVEELKEAEEVFCTGTATGVASVGSITFQNTRTEYKVGDGLVTQQLRSILVGIQTGSIQDTKNWVLEID